A single region of the Solwaraspora sp. WMMD406 genome encodes:
- a CDS encoding C45 family peptidase: MAADRTSTDPHDPYDPYDPQDPYDSHDPRHPSSASADSGATLPVPLVSVSGTPAECGAGYGAAVAETISVNAALYLRRFRDEAGLSTAAVRIAGGAFRAATQQAHPRVAAMLDGVADGAGVAVEEIYALNARTELLYGTTTSGVGTGVAGAAPPQGPLDDDPTRGAPDGADGGCTTVGVLGTHSDSGHLLLGQNWDWHPDQRVAMLLLATLDERGTAVLTLAEAGMLAKTGLNSAGLGVCVNMLGCDRDGLGAGRTPGVPYHVLLRAVLEAGNLGQATRVACRTARNASINLLLGQAGPRGGELLDLEVVPGDVGWAHPVDGVLTHANHLETGLPVRDTLKDLGGSSLFRAARARRLLADQSRGRSIGYADLASVFHDHLGAPLAICRHLDERDPVADQAETVYSVLLDLDERRLGLAVGPPCRHDYHWMNLASAVPGGVVAPASITG; this comes from the coding sequence ATGGCTGCCGACCGTACCTCGACCGATCCGCATGACCCGTACGACCCGTACGACCCGCAGGACCCGTACGACTCACACGACCCGCGCCACCCCAGCTCCGCGTCTGCGGATTCCGGCGCGACGCTGCCGGTCCCGTTGGTCTCGGTGTCCGGCACACCGGCCGAATGCGGGGCCGGCTACGGCGCGGCCGTGGCCGAGACCATCTCCGTCAACGCCGCGCTCTATCTGCGGCGGTTCCGGGACGAGGCCGGGCTGAGCACGGCGGCCGTGCGCATCGCGGGCGGTGCCTTCCGCGCCGCCACCCAGCAGGCGCACCCACGGGTCGCCGCGATGCTGGACGGGGTGGCGGACGGCGCGGGCGTCGCGGTGGAGGAGATCTACGCCCTCAACGCCCGTACCGAGCTGCTCTACGGCACGACCACCAGCGGCGTCGGCACCGGGGTCGCCGGTGCCGCCCCGCCGCAGGGCCCCCTCGACGACGACCCGACCCGGGGCGCTCCGGACGGGGCCGACGGCGGATGTACGACGGTCGGGGTGCTCGGCACCCACTCCGACAGTGGCCACCTGCTGCTGGGACAGAACTGGGACTGGCACCCGGACCAGCGGGTCGCGATGCTGCTGCTCGCCACCCTCGACGAGCGCGGCACGGCGGTGCTCACCCTCGCCGAGGCGGGCATGCTCGCCAAGACGGGTCTCAACTCCGCCGGCCTCGGTGTCTGCGTCAACATGTTGGGCTGCGACCGGGACGGGCTGGGTGCCGGCCGTACGCCCGGCGTGCCGTACCACGTCCTGCTGCGGGCGGTGCTGGAAGCCGGCAACCTGGGCCAGGCGACCCGGGTGGCCTGTCGTACCGCCCGCAACGCGTCGATCAACCTGCTGCTCGGGCAGGCCGGTCCGCGTGGTGGCGAACTTCTCGATCTGGAGGTCGTGCCCGGCGACGTCGGCTGGGCCCACCCGGTGGACGGGGTGCTGACTCACGCCAACCACCTGGAGACCGGTCTCCCGGTCCGCGACACGTTGAAGGATCTGGGCGGATCATCGCTGTTTCGGGCGGCCCGGGCCCGTCGTCTGCTTGCCGACCAGTCGCGCGGCCGGTCCATCGGGTACGCCGATCTCGCCTCGGTGTTCCACGACCACCTGGGTGCTCCGCTGGCGATCTGTCGTCACCTGGACGAGCGTGACCCGGTGGCGGACCAGGCCGAGACGGTCTACTCGGTCCTGCTCGACCTCGACGAACGCCGGTTGGGACTGGCCGTCGGCCCGCCCTGCCGGCATGACTACCACTGGATGAACCTGGCCTCGGCCGTACCCGGCGGTGTGGTCGCCCCGGCAT